From one Arenicella chitinivorans genomic stretch:
- a CDS encoding DUF6384 family protein, with protein sequence MAEKHAAAPLEDIMVAMDVVDNLRHQQTLVDRELDVESRRERLLERLRTMYAAQGIEVPDHVLQEGIAALEEERFKYEPVPSSWRTKLAHIWISRGRWGKPVGFLAVVGAVFYSVYFVTDVLPERKMLVGLPTQIERVVTEINQTAKDSTVASDAQTLASNAMRAIDSGNTDIAQSILSNLQDLEAKLKRSYDIRVVARQNQNSGIWRRPPNNAKGRNYYLIVEAIGTDKQPVELLIFNQENNQAKRTKVWGLRVDEATFMAVAADKKDDGIIQNNIVGRKPVGVLEPEYRIATSGATITEW encoded by the coding sequence ATGGCTGAAAAGCACGCCGCGGCACCATTGGAGGACATTATGGTGGCCATGGACGTGGTGGACAATCTGCGCCACCAACAGACCTTGGTTGACCGAGAACTTGATGTTGAATCGCGGCGCGAACGATTACTTGAGCGGTTGCGTACTATGTATGCCGCGCAAGGAATTGAGGTGCCGGATCATGTGTTGCAGGAGGGGATTGCCGCGCTCGAAGAAGAGCGCTTTAAATATGAACCAGTTCCCAGTAGTTGGCGAACCAAACTGGCGCATATTTGGATCAGTCGTGGTCGCTGGGGTAAGCCGGTAGGGTTTCTAGCTGTGGTTGGCGCGGTGTTCTACAGCGTTTATTTCGTGACCGACGTGTTGCCAGAGCGCAAGATGCTGGTCGGCTTGCCAACTCAGATTGAGCGGGTTGTCACTGAGATCAATCAAACAGCAAAAGACTCGACGGTGGCTTCTGATGCGCAGACGCTGGCCAGCAATGCAATGCGAGCGATTGACTCAGGTAATACCGACATCGCGCAGTCGATCTTGTCGAATCTCCAAGATCTGGAAGCGAAGTTGAAGCGCAGCTATGACATCCGAGTTGTGGCGCGACAGAATCAAAACTCTGGAATCTGGCGTCGACCGCCGAATAACGCCAAAGGGCGTAATTACTATTTGATTGTGGAAGCGATTGGCACTGACAAGCAGCCGGTGGAACTGCTGATTTTTAATCAAGAAAACAATCAGGCTAAGCGCACTAAAGTCTGGGGGCTGCGGGTCGACGAGGCAACATTCATGGCCGTTGCCGCGGACAAAAAAGACGACGGTATCATTCAAAATAATATTGTGGGGCGTAAACCGGTCGGGGTTCTGGAGCCTGAGTACCGAATTGCGACCAGCGGCGCAACCATCACGGAGTGGTAA
- the lptG gene encoding LPS export ABC transporter permease LptG, which yields MRILDMYIGKILLRHIMVTIVVLLGLFTFVSFIDELSDLDRGSYGIMQILQHVVLSIPKTLYEVFPMAALIGSILGLSTLARDSELIVMRAAGVSVQRIVFSVVKVGIVLAVIAMIMGEVVSPYTETRALEVKAESIQNKGGRKGNFGVWMRDDNTYVNIGEVLPDLTLLNIKIFEFDNQNYLRFLSTAKQGEYNQDNQRWVLKGLRRTMINDQSSAADEVNAAYWSTVVEPEILRVFQTKADQLSIWQLRNYIAHLKSNKQDTSSYELTFWSKIVTPFATLVMLILAVPFVFKEARSGNLGRSLFFGIMIGLGFFILNQAFSYFVTLFSIPPMLGAALPTMLVCGLSFVMIRRIV from the coding sequence ATGCGCATACTCGATATGTACATCGGCAAGATTCTACTGCGGCACATAATGGTGACCATCGTGGTATTGCTTGGGCTTTTCACGTTCGTCAGTTTTATTGATGAATTGAGCGATTTAGATCGCGGCAGCTACGGAATCATGCAGATTCTACAGCACGTGGTACTCAGTATCCCCAAGACGCTTTATGAAGTGTTTCCGATGGCAGCGCTGATTGGCTCGATTCTCGGATTGTCGACCTTGGCACGTGATTCTGAGTTGATCGTGATGCGGGCTGCCGGTGTGTCTGTGCAACGGATCGTGTTTTCCGTGGTTAAGGTTGGGATTGTTCTTGCTGTGATTGCTATGATCATGGGCGAGGTGGTGTCGCCGTATACCGAAACTCGGGCGCTTGAGGTCAAAGCCGAATCGATTCAGAACAAAGGTGGCCGCAAAGGCAATTTCGGCGTGTGGATGCGCGATGATAATACGTACGTCAATATCGGTGAGGTGTTGCCGGATCTCACGCTGCTGAATATCAAAATTTTTGAGTTTGATAATCAAAATTATTTGCGCTTTCTGTCGACCGCGAAGCAGGGTGAGTACAACCAGGATAATCAACGCTGGGTCTTGAAGGGCCTGCGTCGTACCATGATTAATGATCAGAGCTCAGCTGCGGATGAAGTGAACGCAGCTTACTGGAGCACCGTGGTAGAACCGGAAATTCTACGCGTGTTTCAAACTAAAGCCGACCAATTGTCGATCTGGCAGCTTCGAAATTACATCGCGCACTTAAAGTCGAACAAGCAGGATACGTCAAGCTATGAGTTGACGTTCTGGTCCAAGATTGTAACGCCGTTTGCGACCTTGGTGATGTTGATTCTTGCGGTGCCCTTCGTGTTTAAAGAAGCCCGTAGCGGGAATCTTGGGCGCAGCTTGTTTTTCGGCATTATGATCGGGCTTGGGTTCTTTATTCTCAATCAGGCCTTTAGTTACTTTGTGACCCTGTTCAGTATTCCGCCGATGCTTGGTGCCGCCTTACCGACGATGCTGGTTTGCGGACTTAGTTTTGTCATGATACGACGAATAGTCTGA
- a CDS encoding RDD family protein, with protein MRTVGFFKRLLIMIYDGLLLFSLVFLSSALIAAIFKFVLAPEALMHVTTSETLPTLNHTGRLIGTLLVAANAITVSVIYFGWFWTHGGQTPGMKAWNLYLIKPDGKFVDWPLAIRRCVFAALSWVALGLGFTWILLNRRQRAWHDILSNTQIVHHKPSQQ; from the coding sequence ATGCGAACTGTAGGATTCTTTAAACGCCTGTTGATCATGATTTACGACGGATTATTGTTGTTCAGCCTGGTCTTTTTATCTTCGGCGCTAATCGCCGCAATATTTAAATTTGTGCTCGCACCAGAGGCACTCATGCACGTGACTACGAGCGAAACCTTACCGACGCTCAACCATACAGGTAGGTTAATTGGGACGCTATTGGTTGCCGCAAATGCAATTACCGTGAGCGTCATCTACTTTGGCTGGTTTTGGACACACGGTGGTCAGACCCCAGGAATGAAAGCCTGGAATTTGTATCTGATCAAACCTGACGGCAAGTTTGTTGACTGGCCCTTGGCCATCAGGCGCTGTGTCTTTGCTGCCCTGTCTTGGGTGGCTTTAGGTCTTGGTTTCACCTGGATTTTATTGAATCGACGACAGCGCGCCTGGCACGACATTCTGAGCAACACGCAAATAGTGCATCATAAGCCGAGCCAGCAATAG
- a CDS encoding DNA polymerase III subunit chi has protein sequence MKQVDFYLISNRVNLAKFKLASRLANKLQRLNQRALIITDSPQESSQLDQLLWSFSDASFVAHDPISEPAPLSTVHYGVHNDVTPNVLERDYDVLINVGSTVPLFNHHFARIAEIVDSDDQSKAAARGRYKRYKSEGFELKTHDIEL, from the coding sequence ATGAAGCAGGTGGATTTTTATCTGATTTCAAATCGGGTGAACTTGGCGAAATTTAAACTGGCCAGCCGCTTAGCCAATAAGCTTCAGCGGCTGAACCAACGCGCTTTAATCATCACCGACTCGCCCCAGGAGTCGTCGCAGCTGGATCAGTTATTGTGGTCCTTCTCCGACGCCAGCTTTGTAGCACATGACCCAATCAGCGAACCGGCCCCACTATCAACAGTTCACTACGGCGTCCACAACGACGTCACGCCGAACGTACTTGAGCGGGATTACGATGTATTGATTAATGTTGGCAGCACGGTTCCCTTGTTCAATCATCACTTCGCCCGTATCGCCGAAATTGTGGACTCGGACGACCAGTCCAAAGCCGCTGCGCGGGGTCGCTATAAACGCTACAAATCCGAAGGCTTCGAGCTTAAGACACACGACATCGAACTATAG
- a CDS encoding leucyl aminopeptidase — protein sequence MKIQIKAAKNLQQKTDCLVVALKPLKKIASQQAEINAATDGALDRLQTSGQFSADQGELASIRVPAGLQAGHLLALGVGSEKNLDTETVREILSGLASKVKALKAESVLCDLQALIAKSDIETVSRQLVEAFGDHEYQYIPQPKAARGPKTTPEFKLTMWCDDRKQLATAKHAAAVGLAIHNGKTLARDLGNMPGNVCTPSFLASQAKKLGRSHELKVKVLTEKQMQELGMGSLLSVSKGSREPAKLIIMEHRGAKKAKDAPHVLVGKGLTFDAGGISIKPSAKMDEMKYDMCGAASVFGAVLAAAELELPINVVGIVPSSENLPDGQANKPGDVVTSMSGQTIEILNTDAEGRLILCDALTYAERYKPASVIDIATLTGAVIVALGHQTSGVMGNDQEVIDNLLAAGDKSLDHAWQLPIKETYKKQLKSDYADLANIGGPSAGTITAACFLSYFTEKFRWAHLDIAGTAWGGSAGKRATGRAVPILTQYLIDRC from the coding sequence GTGAAAATTCAGATAAAAGCAGCGAAAAACTTACAACAGAAAACCGACTGCCTGGTGGTCGCGCTTAAACCATTGAAAAAGATTGCGTCCCAACAGGCAGAGATCAATGCCGCGACCGATGGTGCGCTAGATCGGCTGCAAACCAGTGGCCAGTTTTCTGCCGACCAAGGCGAACTTGCTAGCATCCGTGTTCCTGCCGGATTACAGGCGGGTCACTTGCTGGCGCTTGGCGTTGGTAGCGAGAAAAACCTCGATACCGAAACCGTGCGTGAGATTCTAAGCGGTCTCGCAAGCAAAGTGAAAGCCTTGAAAGCAGAATCGGTGCTCTGCGACCTGCAAGCACTGATCGCTAAGAGCGATATTGAAACAGTCAGTCGTCAACTGGTTGAAGCATTTGGCGATCACGAATATCAATACATCCCACAACCCAAAGCCGCACGAGGTCCCAAAACCACACCCGAATTTAAGCTCACTATGTGGTGTGATGATCGCAAGCAACTGGCAACCGCAAAACACGCCGCCGCGGTCGGGTTGGCAATCCACAATGGTAAAACCTTGGCTCGCGACCTTGGCAATATGCCCGGCAATGTTTGCACACCAAGCTTTCTGGCAAGCCAAGCTAAGAAGCTCGGGCGCTCGCATGAACTAAAGGTTAAAGTCTTAACCGAAAAACAAATGCAAGAACTCGGCATGGGCTCACTGCTCTCAGTAAGCAAAGGCAGTCGTGAACCAGCCAAACTAATCATTATGGAACATCGCGGCGCAAAGAAAGCCAAAGACGCACCGCACGTCCTGGTCGGCAAAGGTCTGACTTTCGATGCCGGCGGCATTTCCATTAAGCCATCCGCCAAGATGGATGAGATGAAGTACGATATGTGCGGTGCAGCCAGTGTCTTCGGTGCGGTCCTAGCCGCGGCTGAGCTTGAGTTACCAATCAATGTTGTTGGCATCGTGCCAAGTTCGGAAAACCTACCAGACGGTCAGGCCAATAAACCTGGCGATGTGGTGACGTCGATGTCGGGTCAAACCATTGAAATTCTTAACACCGATGCGGAAGGTCGCTTGATTCTGTGTGACGCGCTGACCTATGCTGAGCGCTACAAACCGGCTTCAGTGATTGATATTGCGACGTTAACGGGCGCAGTGATTGTCGCCCTTGGACACCAAACCAGTGGTGTCATGGGTAACGATCAGGAAGTCATCGACAACCTGCTTGCTGCCGGTGACAAAAGCCTGGATCACGCTTGGCAGTTACCGATAAAAGAAACCTATAAAAAACAACTCAAAAGCGACTATGCCGATCTGGCAAACATCGGTGGCCCGAGTGCGGGCACCATTACGGCCGCCTGCTTCCTCTCCTATTTCACGGAAAAATTTCGCTGGGCGCATTTAGACATCGCAGGGACCGCCTGGGGCGGTAGTGCCGGCAAACGCGCAACCGGTCGAGCTGTCCCGATTCTGACTCAATATCTGATCGATCGCTGCTAA
- a CDS encoding cell surface protein yields the protein MGESTFHYLDKALSQVRDLGLMPEKVDEAPVVALLQRLTDIDEAKVVAIARTLTQASVFNEIVREQVSEMRVGERYENITESFNSIRGDAKRMVDQLEDGKVDTFERINNVWMKVTRGDIASRFDDIKETYLEVAEDSREQIEREQIILEAYQDFRGAIKQSEIFALDVLKQAEAIWNTAKGALEQANTTVENYAGDDMTERAKLELARDERMRDFQDAEDRYQVAKDISDNLTVSYNTSEVIMARLMQTNSAKQRVYKQAITFFGTNESVLTALTASFTGLFGLHESTQTLEAMKEGVSKSLEDLADIGGKVQEAAVRAGYGPTIRADAVKKLVDSVVNFQERSREIIDEMRVLSTKNAEEIRDSVEDGKQRMAKIIQRGGSLPLAHKF from the coding sequence ATGGGTGAATCAACCTTTCACTACTTAGACAAAGCACTTTCTCAAGTTCGAGATCTCGGACTGATGCCGGAGAAGGTCGACGAAGCCCCTGTGGTCGCGCTGCTACAAAGGTTGACAGATATTGATGAGGCTAAGGTGGTGGCTATCGCACGCACGCTAACTCAAGCGTCAGTGTTTAACGAGATCGTGCGTGAGCAAGTATCTGAAATGCGCGTCGGTGAGCGCTACGAAAACATTACTGAGTCATTTAATTCGATTCGCGGCGATGCGAAACGGATGGTGGATCAGCTGGAAGATGGCAAGGTGGATACGTTTGAGCGCATCAATAATGTCTGGATGAAAGTGACCCGCGGCGACATTGCGTCACGTTTTGACGACATTAAAGAAACGTATTTGGAAGTCGCCGAAGATTCACGTGAGCAGATCGAGCGTGAACAGATCATCCTTGAGGCCTACCAGGACTTTCGCGGCGCGATTAAGCAGTCCGAAATCTTCGCGCTGGATGTACTGAAGCAAGCTGAAGCAATATGGAACACAGCTAAGGGCGCATTGGAACAGGCGAATACCACGGTTGAAAATTACGCTGGAGACGATATGACTGAGCGAGCCAAACTTGAATTGGCGCGTGATGAACGTATGCGTGACTTTCAGGATGCGGAAGATCGCTATCAGGTCGCTAAAGATATTTCTGATAATCTAACCGTGAGCTACAACACGTCTGAAGTCATTATGGCACGTCTCATGCAGACCAATAGCGCCAAACAACGTGTTTATAAGCAAGCCATCACGTTCTTCGGTACCAATGAATCAGTACTGACCGCGTTAACGGCATCGTTTACCGGTCTGTTTGGTCTGCATGAGAGCACTCAGACCTTAGAAGCCATGAAAGAGGGCGTTTCCAAGAGTCTAGAAGACTTGGCAGATATCGGCGGTAAAGTGCAGGAAGCCGCCGTTCGTGCCGGGTATGGACCAACAATTCGCGCCGACGCTGTTAAAAAACTGGTTGATTCGGTCGTTAATTTTCAGGAACGCTCACGTGAGATCATTGATGAGATGCGTGTTCTTTCGACCAAGAATGCGGAAGAAATTCGAGATTCGGTTGAGGATGGCAAGCAGCGCATGGCGAAAATAATTCAGCGTGGTGGCTCATTACCACTGGCACACAAATTTTAA
- the lptF gene encoding LPS export ABC transporter permease LptF — translation MIVNKAFITEVLRTALAVTFVIISIFLVMRVMGFLSQAAEGIIPVGGVLSLVVLKMVSYLDVMLPLMFYIALIMVLNRWYADQEMAVLASAGLGVFHFLRPLGVLIFILGGLVAFFSFYLTPLSLAQGYKLEQEFRQSSEVSGVVTGRFVEAKDGNGVYFIEDYNRKTGNYENVFAYRASFEREGVVVAKTAYRMEDEKTQDNFLVLVNGSRYEGNPGSPDYRVVDFEKYAIRIEPKNQTKIYLPIRSRPNNELIESADPKLRSEWYWRIAKVFTLPILAIFALALSHVDSRRGKSTGMVLAFLVYLTYTNMLGYTVALVKKGQATSGTPIWLVHAAYFVLACYCLYRRNYNLPLIPEFRVRADKSEAL, via the coding sequence ATGATAGTCAACAAAGCTTTTATTACCGAAGTATTGCGCACAGCGTTAGCGGTGACGTTTGTGATCATCAGCATCTTTCTGGTGATGCGAGTCATGGGGTTCTTGAGCCAAGCGGCGGAAGGAATTATTCCCGTTGGTGGCGTACTCAGCCTGGTAGTATTGAAAATGGTGTCCTACCTCGATGTCATGCTACCACTTATGTTTTACATCGCCCTGATCATGGTGCTGAACCGCTGGTATGCGGACCAGGAAATGGCAGTGCTTGCCAGCGCAGGGTTGGGTGTATTTCACTTTCTCCGCCCGCTGGGTGTGTTGATCTTCATTCTCGGTGGGTTGGTGGCGTTTTTTTCGTTCTATTTGACCCCGTTGTCACTGGCGCAGGGCTACAAACTCGAGCAGGAATTCAGGCAAAGCAGCGAAGTGTCTGGGGTTGTGACGGGGCGTTTCGTTGAAGCAAAAGACGGTAATGGTGTGTACTTCATCGAAGATTACAATCGTAAGACAGGAAACTATGAAAACGTCTTTGCGTACCGTGCATCATTTGAACGCGAAGGTGTGGTTGTTGCTAAAACGGCATACCGTATGGAAGACGAAAAAACACAGGACAATTTTCTGGTGTTGGTGAATGGTTCCCGTTATGAAGGCAACCCAGGTTCACCTGACTACCGCGTGGTCGACTTTGAGAAGTACGCAATTCGCATTGAACCGAAAAACCAAACTAAGATTTACTTGCCGATTCGATCTCGTCCCAATAATGAGTTAATTGAATCAGCAGACCCGAAACTTCGAAGCGAGTGGTATTGGCGCATCGCCAAGGTGTTTACGCTACCGATACTCGCCATATTCGCATTGGCCTTGAGTCATGTCGACTCGCGGCGCGGAAAATCAACCGGTATGGTACTCGCGTTCCTAGTCTATTTAACTTACACCAATATGTTGGGTTACACCGTCGCCCTGGTTAAAAAAGGCCAGGCCACGAGCGGCACGCCGATTTGGCTGGTGCACGCCGCGTATTTTGTTCTGGCGTGTTACTGTTTGTATCGGCGTAACTATAATCTGCCGCTGATCCCCGAGTTCCGTGTGCGTGCTGACAAATCGGAGGCGCTTTAA